The region ACGCGCCCAACACCGCGGCGTCGAACGGCTCCAGCTCCTGCCCGATCAGGGCGGCGATCAGGCCGGTCAGCACGTCCCCGCTCCCCCCGGTCGCCATCCCCGGATTCCCCGTCGGGTTGCGGTACACCCGGCGGCCGTCGGTCACGACCGTCTGGTGCCCTTTGAGAAGCAAGACGACGTTGTGTTTGGCCGCGAATTCGGCCGCGAGCGGTTCCCGCCGGGCCTGGACTTCGGCAATGGTGATCCCGAGTACCTTGGCGAACTCACCGGGGTGCGGGGTCATGACCAGCCGGCCGGGCCGGAGGGAATACGCGCCGGGGTCCGTCGCCAGAGACGTAATACCGTCCGCGTCCAGGACGGCCGGTTGGTCGGGCTTGGCCGCGAGCAGGGTGCGGAGCAGGTGGGCCACGTCCGGCCGCGAACCGAGCCCGGGGCCGACGGCCACGACGTCCGCCTTCTCCGCGAGTCCGGCGACGTGGTCGGCCGACGATGGGGAGAACGTGCCGTTCGTGTGGTGCGGGATGCTGGTCGTAAGGTAACACGGATTCCCGGCCGCGACGATCTCCTGAACTTCACTCGGGCACGCGACCCAAACCAACCCGGCTCCGCCGCGCAGGGCCGCCGACCCGCTCAGGATCGCGGCCCCGGACATGCCGCAACTGCCGGCCACGACAAGAACCCGGCCGTAGGTTCCCTTGTGGCTGTCCGCCTGGCGGGGCGGGAGTTTGGGAACGTCGTGAACGACCGCGAGGTCGGTGCTCATGAGGGCACGCGAGATAGGAGGAATGGTGTCGGGCGAATCGGGCGCGCCGCGACCGGCGGCCCCGGGTTCCGTCACTTCACCTCGAAGTCGTCCACCGCCCACCCGGCCGGCCCCTTGGTCAGTTTGAGCGTAAACGGCCGCTTCTTCCCGCCCGCTTCGAGGAGATCGCCGGAAACGGCGCCCCCGTCCCGGGCCGTCACGACGTACCCTGTTACCCCGCCGTGGAGCGACGACATCTTCAGCGACAGGATGCCGGCGTTGTACCCGCGCTTGGCGTCCCCGGCGTCTTGCGGGGGGGCGATGCGGGCTTTGAGCGCGGGGGAGAGGAGCGACACCGCCAGCGGGTACTCGTCGAGCGCCTTGTCCGCGAGCGCGGTTTCGATGAACGCGGCCGTGGCGAACCGCGAGGCCAGCGCGTCCCCGCTGCCGGTGAGTTCTTCCCCGGTTCCGGGCGGGGCGACGTGCAGCCATTCGACTTGCCACTTCCCGGCCGCCTTGGTCAGGCGGAGGATGACGCGCCCGGTCGCCTGCGCGGCGGTGGCCAGCGTCGTGCCGTCGGGCAATTCGGCGGTCGTCACGTTCAACCCGGCGCCGACGCGGGCGGCGAGCCCCTTCAGCCACTGTTCCGCCGCCCAGTCCGAGAACCCGGCCGCCGTATCGGCTTCCGTTTTCGGTTCGGCCACGATCTTCTTGAAGCCGGCCGTCAGGTGGGCGGGATTCCCCTTGCCGTCGTGGATGGCCTGGAGAAATTCCTTCGCGAATGCCCCCGCCCCCGGTCCGGCGTCGACGGTCGTTCCGGCGGGCGTCCCGCCCGGCGCGGCCGCGCTCGGCACTCCGGGTACCGCCGCCACGGGAGCGGCCGCCGCACCCGTCTTCTGGCCGGGGGCAGATTTGTTGCATCCTACGGCGAAAGTCAGCCCCCCGGCGATGACCAGAATGGCCGCGAACCGGGAAGAAACCATCTGCGCGAACGTCATGTAAAGCCTCGGGAAGTGACGCGGAGAGGTAGACGGGTGGAAGATAGCATTACGCCACGGGCGGGGACACGTCCCCGTCAACTTGGGAAGATTTACCCGGCAACCGGAACAGGTCCGAGACGCGGCACCGGAAATCGGGCAAGACGCCGTCGCCGGTCAATTCTTCTGCCTCATCGAGAACCGCGGGTGGTTCGTTCGGCCGGTACACGTTGACGGTGCGTTCTTCGGGAAACACGACCCAAACGAGCGGAACGCCTCGCCCGTGGTACTGGGCGACCCGCCGGTTCAGTCGCCCCGGCTTATCGGTCGGCGAAAACACTTCGACAACGAGAGCCGGAACCTGATCTGTATGCTTCCGGGTGATCTGGTCCAGCTCCTGCGACTCCAGAAAGAGCATGAGGTCGGGTCCGCGCACGGTATCAGGTCCGCGCTGGACGATGAGCCCGGCGTCGTTTGTGGAAAGGAACCCGCGGCCCCTACGGAACAGGTACTGGCTTAGAACGACCCCGACCAACCAGCAGACAACCCCGTGAAAGAGCCCCGGTGGCGGCATTTCGATTACCTCCCCGCTTTCCAGCTCGAAACGCCGGCCGGCGTTCTCCGGGCGGTTGGCCCACTCGAAGAACTCGTCGGCCGTCAACGGCGGGGTCATTACGGTCGCCATGTCGCCGCCCTCACCTAGTCGGTCGGGCTCCGGGGGGGGTCCGGCCCCGGACTACTTCGCCAGCGCGACCACCAGTTTAGCCGCCTCGGTCAGGCCGGCGGCGCTGCGGATCATCGGGAGTTCGCCCTTCACGCCCTCCAGGATCTCCCGCGCCTTGGCCGAGTTCGTCCCCTCCAGCCGGACGACCACAGGCACCTTGAACCCGACTTCCCGGCCGGCTTTGACCAGCGCGTCCGCGATCAGGTCGCACTTGGCGATGCCGCCGAAGATGTTGACGAGGACGCCCTTCACCGAGGCGTCCGCCAGGATGATGCGGAACGCCTCGATGGCGGCGTCGGCCGTTACGCCGCCGCCGACGTCCAGGAAGTTGGCCGGCTTGCCGCCGTGGTAGTTGATGATGTCCATCGTGGCCATCGCCAGCCCGGCCCCGTTGACGAGACAGCCGATGTCGCCGTCGAGCTGGATGTAGTTCAGGTTCGCCTTGGCCGCCCGGATCTCGACCGGGTTTTCTTCCGCCAGGTCGCGGAGCCCCTGAACGTCCTTGTGCCGGAAGGTGGCGTTGTCGTCGAAATCGATCTTCGCGTCGAGAACGACGACGTCGCCGGTTTCGGTGACCGCGAGCGGGTTGATCTCGGCGAGGGTCACGTCCTTGGCGAAGTAGACCTTCGACAGGGCGAGCATGATCGCGACGACCTTGTCCACCTGCTCGGTCGTGAACCCGAGCTGGTAGGCCAGGTTGCGGGCCTGGAACGGGAGCAGGCCGGTCTCCGGGGAGACGGGGACGCGGAGGATCTTCTCGGGGTGGTGGTGGGCGACTTCCTCGATGTCCATCCCGCCCTCGGCGGAGGCCATCACGACCGGCAGGCCGATCGCCCGGTCGAGGACCATGCCGAGGTAGTATTCCTTGACCGGCTTGGCGTCCGCCTGGACGATCAGGGTGCTGATCTTCTGGCCTTCCGGCCCCGTCTGGATGGTCTTGAGCGGGTGCGCGAGCATGGCCTCGGCGACCTGCTTGACCTTCTCCTTCGTCGGGCAGAACTTGACCCCGCCGAGCTTGTCCGGGTAACCCATCAGCTGGCCGGCCCCGCGGCCGCCGGCGTGGACCTGGGCCTTGAGCATGACCCCTTTCCCGCCCATCTCTTCGAACGCCTTCACCGCCTCGTCCGGGGTGCGGACGACGATGTGCTTGGGAATCGTCGCGCCGGCGGCGGCGAGCAGTTCCTTGGCCTGGTACTCGTGGACCTTCATCGGCTGGCTCCGGTCAAGTCGGGTCGGGAACGGGTCGTGTGGTGCGTTATACGGTCGGCGGTTGCGCGGAGGGAGGGGGATTGCCGGACCCGGGGCTTCGGACGGCCGCCGCCGGGGCGCGAGGTCACGTCGCGGTTTGCGCGGGATGCCCTCAAATCCTTGCTCGGCGGAGGTCCGGAGACTCACGCCGAGCGCGGGGTCGCGCTCCTCCCTTTCCCCACGATCCGGCAACCCACCCCCGCCTCGAACACGTCGCGCTGCCACCTCCGAGCGCCGTCCGTAAAACACGATTATTCGATGTCGCGGCAGCGCGGCGGTTCGCACCCCTACCTTGGGCAAGCTCTCATGTCCCACAAGTACGTGTACTCCTTCGGCGGCAAGTCGGCCGACGGCAACAGCAAGATGAAAGAACTGCTCGGCGGAAAGGGTGCCAACCTCGCCGAAATGTGTTCGATCGGGATCCCCGTCCCGCCCGGCTTCACGATCACGACCGAAGTGTGCGCCGCGTACTACGAGCAAGGGAAGAAAATCCCCGAGGCGGCCGTCCCGCAGATCCAGGACGCCCTCGCCAAGATGGAAACCGCGTTCGGCGGGAAGAAGTTCGGCGACCCGGCCGACCCGCTGCTCGTCTCCGTCCGGTCCGGGGCCGCGCTCTCCATGCCCGGGATGATGAACACCATCCTGAACCTCGGCCTCACCGACGCCAGCGTCGAAGGCCTAGCCAAGAAGACCGGCAACCCGCGGTTCGCCTACGACAGCTACCGCCGCGTCATTGACATGTTCGGGTCGACCGCGATGGGCGTCGAACACGAAGACTTCGAACACGAAATCTCCGCCCTCAAGGCCGAGAAGAAGGTCAAGCTCGACACCGAACTGTCGGTCGACGACCTCAAGGAACTCGTCAAACGGTACAAGGCAGTTTACAAGAAGCACGTCGGCGAAGACTTCCCGCAGGACCCGCGCAAGCAGCTCATGCTCGCCATCAACGCCGTGTTCAACTCGTGGAACGGCAAGAAGGCCATCGAGTACCGGCGGATCGAGCGGATCACCGGCCTGGCCGGGACGGCCGTGAACGTCCAGGCGATGGTCTTCGGGAACATGGGCGACTCGTCCGGCACCGGCGTTGCCTTCACCCGCGACCCGAACACCGGCGAGAACGTCTTCTACGGCGACTACCTCATCAACGCCCAGGGCGAGGACGTGGTCGCGGGCATCCGGACGCCGGAGC is a window of Fimbriiglobus ruber DNA encoding:
- a CDS encoding NAD(P)H-hydrate dehydratase, with amino-acid sequence MSTDLAVVHDVPKLPPRQADSHKGTYGRVLVVAGSCGMSGAAILSGSAALRGGAGLVWVACPSEVQEIVAAGNPCYLTTSIPHHTNGTFSPSSADHVAGLAEKADVVAVGPGLGSRPDVAHLLRTLLAAKPDQPAVLDADGITSLATDPGAYSLRPGRLVMTPHPGEFAKVLGITIAEVQARREPLAAEFAAKHNVVLLLKGHQTVVTDGRRVYRNPTGNPGMATGGSGDVLTGLIAALIGQELEPFDAAVLGAWAHGRAGDLAAAELSQVALTAADLLDYLPKVFLELERGGRVKSEN
- a CDS encoding Uma2 family endonuclease encodes the protein MATVMTPPLTADEFFEWANRPENAGRRFELESGEVIEMPPPGLFHGVVCWLVGVVLSQYLFRRGRGFLSTNDAGLIVQRGPDTVRGPDLMLFLESQELDQITRKHTDQVPALVVEVFSPTDKPGRLNRRVAQYHGRGVPLVWVVFPEERTVNVYRPNEPPAVLDEAEELTGDGVLPDFRCRVSDLFRLPGKSSQVDGDVSPPVA
- the sucC gene encoding ADP-forming succinate--CoA ligase subunit beta, which produces MKVHEYQAKELLAAAGATIPKHIVVRTPDEAVKAFEEMGGKGVMLKAQVHAGGRGAGQLMGYPDKLGGVKFCPTKEKVKQVAEAMLAHPLKTIQTGPEGQKISTLIVQADAKPVKEYYLGMVLDRAIGLPVVMASAEGGMDIEEVAHHHPEKILRVPVSPETGLLPFQARNLAYQLGFTTEQVDKVVAIMLALSKVYFAKDVTLAEINPLAVTETGDVVVLDAKIDFDDNATFRHKDVQGLRDLAEENPVEIRAAKANLNYIQLDGDIGCLVNGAGLAMATMDIINYHGGKPANFLDVGGGVTADAAIEAFRIILADASVKGVLVNIFGGIAKCDLIADALVKAGREVGFKVPVVVRLEGTNSAKAREILEGVKGELPMIRSAAGLTEAAKLVVALAK